A section of the Triplophysa dalaica isolate WHDGS20190420 chromosome 8, ASM1584641v1, whole genome shotgun sequence genome encodes:
- the LOC130427862 gene encoding gamma-crystallin M2-like, which translates to MGRVIFYEDRNFQGRSYECMGDFSDMSSYLSRCHSCRVESGCWMMYDNPNYMGNQYFFKRGEYADYMSMFGMSNCIRSCRTVPMHKGSYRMKIYERENFGGQMYELMDDCDSCMDRYRMSHCQSCHVMDGHWLMYEQPHYRGKMSYFRPGEYRNFSNMGGMRFMSMRRIMDSWY; encoded by the exons ATGGGCAGG gtCATCTTCTACGAGGACAGGAACTTCCAGGGTCGCTCATATGAGTGTATGGGTGACTTTTCTGACATGTCCTCCTATCTGAGCCGCTGTCACTCCTGTAGAGTTGAGAGTGGATGCTGGATGATGTACGATAATCCCAACTACATGGGAAACCAGTATTTCTTTAAGAGGGGCGAGTACGCTGACTACATGTCTATGTTTGGAATGAGCAACTGCATCAGATCTTGCCGTACGGTCCCCATG CACAAGGGATCCTACAGAATGAAGATCTATGAGAGAGAGAACTTTGGCGGTCAGATGTACGAGCTGATGGATGACTGTGACTCCTGCATGGACCGCTACCGCATGTCTCACTGTCAGTCCTGTCATGTGATGGACGGTCACTGGCTCATGTATGAGCAGCCCCACTACAGAGGAAAAATGTCATACTTCAGGCCTGGAGAGTACAGGAACTTCAGTAATATGGGTGGCATGAGATTCATGAGCATGAGGCGTATCATGGATTCCTGGTATtag